One part of the Lycium ferocissimum isolate CSIRO_LF1 chromosome 8, AGI_CSIRO_Lferr_CH_V1, whole genome shotgun sequence genome encodes these proteins:
- the LOC132065995 gene encoding transcription factor MYB1R1-like — MGSSSNSIKLFGVVISTTSTENNDLRSRNKNSKGTRWSEDEHKAFLIGLENLGRGNWAAIAKKFVPSRTHTQVASHAQKYFARLEAEKDNYNKAVIKRHKSSVFDISSNLEESSSTSHICSSRSVVVPLKENNNKGKEPLNQESPISPMPISYKIPGFPAIPMAYNHLQGVSFNGSYAYVPMANYMFATPNFVSSSSNAAPDQPDRPSEDNLDLTFQLF, encoded by the coding sequence ATGGGGAGCAGCAGTAATAGCATTAAACTATTTGGTGTTGTGATCAGTACTACTAGTACTGAGAATAATGATTTACgatcaagaaacaagaatagTAAGGGAACAAGATGGAGTGAAGATGAACATAAAGCATTCTTGATTGGATTGGAGAATCTTGGGAGAGGAAATTGGGCTGCCATTGCTAAAAAATTTGTGCCAAGCAGAACGCATACACAAGTTGCGAGTCATGCCCAGAAATATTTTGCACGACTTGAGGCTGAAAAAGATAACTACAATAAAGCAGTGATCAAACGTCACAAGTCCAGTGTCTTTGATATTAGTAGTAATTTGGAAGAGTCGTCCTCTACTTCACACATTTGTTCGTCGAGAAGCGTTGTCGTTCCTTTGAAGGAAAATAACAATAAAGGCAAAGAACCATTGAATCAAGAAAGTCCAATTTCACCAATGCCAATTAGCTACAAAATTCCAGGCTTCCCTGCCATCCCTATGGCTTACAATCATTTGCAAGGGGTTTCGTTTAATGGAAGCTATGCCTATGTTCCCATGGCAAATTATATGTTTGCTACACCTAATTTTGTCTCATCATCTAGCAATGCAGCACCAGACCAACCTGATCGTCCGTCCGAGGACAATTTAGATCTAACTTTTCAGCTATTTTAG